Part of the Herpetosiphonaceae bacterium genome is shown below.
GATGTTTATCATCATGGGCTTTCTGGCGGTGCTGGCGGTTGTCGCGGGCTATATGTATCCGCGTCTGCGCTTCGTCGAGGACGAGCTGCCCGATGCGATCCCCGACAATCTGCCTGCCGAGGAGGCTGCCCTGGCCGAGCAGCAGCCGCAGCTTCAGCATCTCTAGGGGACGAGAGAACCAGGAACGGGCGCCATTCCCAGAGGGCGCCCGGCACACCAAGAACCAAACGAAAGAACAAGGGCCGTGGAGCCGGGGCGGGTGCCCGCTGGGCCTGGGTGAGGGCCTCAACTTGGAACTTGGAACAAGGAAAAGCATGGATATACCAGAGCAAGCTACCCGCGACATGGAGCGCCCGCAGGCAGCGGAAGACGGTGCGCTGCCCGATCATCTGGCTGAGCTGAGCGCCGGTCGTTGGGCGATCTGGCGCTGGGCAGGGCTGCGCGGCGCGGGCTTTCCAGCCGCGCAAGTCCTCAGCCTGGCCGCTACCGATGGCGCGGAGGCCGCCGATCGGCTGATCCAGGCCAGAGACGATCTTGAGCAGGCGCGCGAGGCTGCGCGGGAGGCGCTGCGCCAGGAGTTGCAATCGGCTCCACAGGATCAGGTCGATCCGCTGGTGGGGGCGCTGCGCCGGTTGAAGAAAGGCAAATTGCCCGATCCCGGCAGCGTGAGCGGCGCGGCGTCGACGGCGCTCCTGGCGCTGGGTACGGCTCACGAGCACCTGGAGGCGGCTCAGGCCGCGTATGACCTGGCGTTTCCAGAGGCGGTGCGTGCCATCTCGCTGGCGGTGCGCTCGGTCGCGCAGAGCGCGCGCTTTCAGGAGGCGCTGATCTGGCAAAATCGCCAGGCGTTTCATACGGGCGTCGAGCCGCTGCTGCGCGCGCCTGCGGAGAAACGAGGCAGCCAGCAGCGCCAGCACGAGGAGGTGATCGCCAGCTATGTGCAGCGCTACTGCACCAAGAACGACACGATCGGCTTCTTCGGACCCGCTGGCTGGGCACGCTTCGTCGATCAGGGACCGGCGGTAACGGCTCGTCCGGGGCCGGAGCTGATCGCCAATCGCAGCGTCTACTTCGAGGGCTGGTGTCTCGATACGCTGGCAAAGAAGCTGTCGGAGCACAAGGCGCTGCTGCCGTGGAGCGCGCCGCGCCGCATGCCCTCGATCTACGCCGAGGGTGACAAGCTCTACCTGCCCTTCGAGGGCGTTGCGCAGCTCACACCCGCTCAGACGATGGCGCTGCAAGCGTGCGACGGCCAGCGCACGGCCAGGGAGATCGCGCAGCAGTTGACGCGCGCGCCCGCCAGCGGCCTCACAAGCGAGGCCGAGGTCTATAATCTCTTGAAGGCGCTGCGCGATCGCGGGCTGATCGCCTGGGCCTTTGAGCTGCCGCTGGAGCTGCGGCCTGAGCGGACGCTGCAACGGCTGCTGACGCGCATCGGCGATGAGTCGCTCCGCCGTCAGGCGCTCGGCGTGCTCGAACAGCTCGACGCCGCTCGTGGCCGCGTGGCGCGCGCGGCGGGCGATCCCGTGGCCCTCGATCGCGCGCTGGACAACCTTGAGACGACCTTTACGCGCATCACCGGCACCGCCGCGACTCGCGCGGCGGGCAAGATGTACGCCGCGCGGACGCTGGTCTATGAAGATTGTCGGCGCGATCTGGATCTAGAGCTGGGGCCGGATCTGCTTAAGACGCTCGGCCCGCCGCTGGCGCTGCTGCTCACAGGCGCGCGCTGGTTTACCTTCCAGGTCGCGCAGCGGTTCCGCACGGCCTTTCAGGAGATCTACGCCGAGCTTGTCCGCGAGACTGGCTCGTCCGCCGTGGATCTGGTCGAGTTCTGGCTCAGGGTGCAGCCGATCCTGCTCTTTGGCGATCACTCGCCGCTGATCGCCGATGTGACACGCCAGTTTCAGGAGCGCTGGGCGGAGATTCTGGCCCTGCCCGCCGGTCAGCGCTCGGTTGTGTACTCCTGCGACGAGCTGCGGGAGCGCGTGCAGGCTGCGTTCGCCGCGCCCGGAGCTGGCTGGCGCTCGGCGCGCTATCACAGCCCCGACGTGCTGATCGCCGCCGCGAGCATCGACGCGATCCGCCAGGGCGCGTACCATCTGGTGATGGGCGAGATGCACCTGGGGATCAATACGCTCGGCGCGGCGTTCTTCATGGCGCAGCATCCCGAACCTGCGCAGCTTCATATGGCGCTGGAGCGCGATCTGGCCGAGCCGAGCCTGGTGCCGGTCACGCCCCGGAATGTGGAGCGGTTGACGACGCGCACCCGCCCGGCGCTGGTTTCGTCCAAGGACTATCGGCTGGTCTTCGCCCACGACTCGGCGGGGATTTCGCAGGCGCGAGCCTTGCCGATGGGCGCGCTGCTGGTGGAAGATCCCGGCGACGGCATTCGGCTGCGCACGCGCGACGGGCGGCTGCACTTCGATATTATCGAGGCGTTCTCGCTGATGCTGTCGGTGATGGCGGTCAACAACTTCCGCCTGGTCGCTCCTGAGGCGCACCAGCCGCGCATCAGCGTCGACCGGCTGGTCGTCAGCCGCGAGGCGTGGCGCTTCGATCCGGCGGAGATGGCCTTTGCCAACGAGCGCAGCGAGGCCGAGCGCTTCGTCGCGGCGCGGCGCTGGGCGCAGACACACGGCATTCCGCGCTTTGTGTTCGCCAAGCTGCCGATCGAGGTCAAGCCGTTCTACGTCGATTTCGATAGCCCGATCTACGTCAATATGTTCGCCAAGCTGATCCGGCGGATGCAGGCGTCCGACTCGCCGGAGCGGCTGGTGACGGTCACGGAGATGCTGCCGGGGCTGGATCAGACGTGGCTGCCCGACGCCGAGCAGCGGTGCTACACCAGCGAGATTCGGATCGTCGGCGTCGATCTCAATCCGTAGCCCTTGCAGGAGCCGCTCAGGGCTGCCGCGATAGACAGTCGAATAAGTAGCGAATTTTGACGAATCTTAGCCACTTCCAGCAGGGGTGGCACGCACGATCCGCGCCGACCGCAGCCGCGAAGCAACACAGAGCGGGTGGAACAGCTCCACCCGCTCGCTCTATCTCTGCTGCACTGCGGCTCTCTTACGGCAGC
Proteins encoded:
- a CDS encoding lantibiotic dehydratase, with the translated sequence MDIPEQATRDMERPQAAEDGALPDHLAELSAGRWAIWRWAGLRGAGFPAAQVLSLAATDGAEAADRLIQARDDLEQAREAAREALRQELQSAPQDQVDPLVGALRRLKKGKLPDPGSVSGAASTALLALGTAHEHLEAAQAAYDLAFPEAVRAISLAVRSVAQSARFQEALIWQNRQAFHTGVEPLLRAPAEKRGSQQRQHEEVIASYVQRYCTKNDTIGFFGPAGWARFVDQGPAVTARPGPELIANRSVYFEGWCLDTLAKKLSEHKALLPWSAPRRMPSIYAEGDKLYLPFEGVAQLTPAQTMALQACDGQRTAREIAQQLTRAPASGLTSEAEVYNLLKALRDRGLIAWAFELPLELRPERTLQRLLTRIGDESLRRQALGVLEQLDAARGRVARAAGDPVALDRALDNLETTFTRITGTAATRAAGKMYAARTLVYEDCRRDLDLELGPDLLKTLGPPLALLLTGARWFTFQVAQRFRTAFQEIYAELVRETGSSAVDLVEFWLRVQPILLFGDHSPLIADVTRQFQERWAEILALPAGQRSVVYSCDELRERVQAAFAAPGAGWRSARYHSPDVLIAAASIDAIRQGAYHLVMGEMHLGINTLGAAFFMAQHPEPAQLHMALERDLAEPSLVPVTPRNVERLTTRTRPALVSSKDYRLVFAHDSAGISQARALPMGALLVEDPGDGIRLRTRDGRLHFDIIEAFSLMLSVMAVNNFRLVAPEAHQPRISVDRLVVSREAWRFDPAEMAFANERSEAERFVAARRWAQTHGIPRFVFAKLPIEVKPFYVDFDSPIYVNMFAKLIRRMQASDSPERLVTVTEMLPGLDQTWLPDAEQRCYTSEIRIVGVDLNP